Below is a window of Aquarana catesbeiana isolate 2022-GZ linkage group LG11, ASM4218655v1, whole genome shotgun sequence DNA.
AAATGGCCAACTGTCAGCCAATGGGATTAACTGATCTTTTAGAACATGCAGAGTACCTTTTCACATTAACACGCGACTACAAGTAGAATGAAACTTAACtagaattcgttttttttttttcgcctgttTTGTTGAACGCACAAAACTCTTTTGGcctaatttttaaaataaaataaacaaatatggattttttattaattatttatttgttatttatattttattatttattattttattttttttcttttatgtttttttttttttttgattttctaatttctgttataaaacacatccaataaaatctaatttcttcatgaattttgcTATTCagctgcatgtctttggtaaaacaaaaaaatcccagtaagtgtatattaattggtttgtgtgaaagttctaGAGTCTACATTCGATAGTATatatcaggagtctccaaactttctaaagaaagggccagttttgctgttcttcagactttaggggcgccgtactgtgcccagtgggagtaaacaatcacgatatttggtattagggggagaaatggttggtgttgttgggaggaatcgtgccccatttttgttgtcggtggaaggaattgtgccccatcgttggtatcagtgggaggaatagtgccccatcattggtatcagtggaaagaatagtgccccatcattggtagcagtggaaggaaaagtgccccatcattggtatcagtgggaggaatagtgccccatcattggtatcagtggaaggaatagtgccccatcattgctgtcagtgggaggaatagtgccccatcattggtgtcagtgggaggaatagtgccccatcattggtgtcaatgaaaggaatagtgctccatcattggtgtaagtgaaatgaatagtgccccatcattggtatcaatgggaggaatagtgcctcatcattggtgtcaatggggggaatagtgcctcatcattggtgtcagtgggaggaatagtgccccatcattggtatcagtagaaggaatagtgccccatcattggtgtcagtgggaggaatagtgccccattattggtattagtgggaggaatagtgccccatcattggtatcagtgggaggaaaagtgccccatcattgctgtcagtgggaggaatagtgccccatcattggtgtcagtgggaggaattgtgccccatcattggtgtcagtggaaggaatagtgccccatcattggtatcagtgggaggaatagtgccccatcattggtgtcagtgggaggaatagtgccccgtcattggtatcagtgggaggaatagtgccccatcattggtatcagtgggaggaatagtgcctcatcattggtgtccatgggaggaatagtgccccatcattggtatcagtgggaggaatagtgccccatcattggtatcagtgggaggaatagtgcctcatcattggtgtccattggaggaatagtgccccatcattggtatcagtgggaggaatagtcccccaccattggtatcagtgggaggaatagtgccccatcattggtatcagtgggaggaatagtgccccatcattggtatcagtgggaggaatagtgccatcaattttatttgggtacagcgtcacacgaccgcccgattgtcagttaaggcaacgcagtgccgtattgcaaaaattggtctagtcatgaaggggggtaaaaccttcccgtggcagaagtggttaaattgcatttttggtttgtggtgctcagaagaagtttagttccacttcaaaTATTCATTTATAATTGGCTTTGGCTTCCTATGAAATGAAATGGAACACAGGCATTGGTCTTACATCTTACGTTTTCTTTGTTCTCCTCAGGTTCTGTGATTATGTGGAAGATCAGCGCCGGTAAACTGTCCACTCTTCTGCTGATGGCCACCCAGACCGCAGGATTCATCATGATATTAATGAAGATGCATTTTAACCGCCCTCCTGCGGTGCCCAAACAAGATCGGAGTCACCTCCTCATCATATCCTCCTGGAGATCCGGCTCCTCGTTCACCGGCCAGCTCTTCAGCCAACACCCCGACGTCTTCTACATGATGGAGCCGGCTTGGCACGTGTGGGGTAAAATGGGCCAGAACAACGCTGAGGTTTTGCACATGGCGGTTCGGGACCTGATCAGGTCCGTATTCCATTGTGACATGTCAGTGTTTGACGCCTACATGCCCCCCACAAAAACGAAGTCAGATCTGTTTCAATGGGAGGCCAGCCGGGCCTTATGTTCCCCGCCTGCTTGTTACTCCTTCAATCGCCATGACATCATACCGCAATTAAGCTGCAAGGAGTTTTGCTCCAAGTACCCGTTTGACACCATTCAAAAAGCGTGCAAAACCTATAACCATATTGTGGTCAAGGAAGTGAGATTTTTTGATTTGAAGGTGCTTTGCCCATTGCTTCAAGATCCATCTCTGAACCTAAAAATCCTCCATTTGGTCCGGGACCCACGCGCCATCTTTCAGTCCCGTGTGAAAGTGACTTTACAGTTGGCACATGACACCAACGTTATGCTGAGGGGGACCAAAGGCAACAAAAATGATACTTCCTTTAGGGCGATGAAAAAGGTTTGTAAGAGCCAAGCTGAGATATATGAAACCGCCATGTTTGAAATTCCCAGCAAACTCCAAAAGCGCTACATGGTGGTGCGCTATGAGGACATTGTCCAAGACCCACTGGGGAAGGCCAAGGAGGTCTATGAGTTTGCCAAGCTTCCTTTTACCCCAATACTTAAAGACTGGATCCTTAATATGACACGTGGAAAGGGACATGTACATAACTTTGTGGTCTCCTCTCGAGATGCGCAAAACATCTCCAGAGCCTGGCGGACAGCACTTCCATTTGAAAGCATTGAAAAGGTTCAAAGCGTTTGTAGAGAAGTGATGGCGTTGTTTGGGTACAGAATGCTACAGAATGCAGAGGAGCAAAAAGACTTATCTTTGGATAGTATGCTACCTATGCCATAAAGGGACAAGACTGGCAAAATGTTTGCACAGGTCATAAATACGAAGGATATTTTATCCTTTTTAAAGgtttatatatagtatattgtacatatacagtggggaccgaaagtattcagacccccttaaatttttcactctttgttatattgcagccattttctaaaatcatttaagttcattttttttcctcattaatgtacacacagcaccccatattgacagaaaaacacagaattgttgacatttttgcagatttattaataaaaaagaaaaactgaaatatcacatggtcctaagtattcagaccctttgccgtgacactcatatatttaactcaagtgctgtccatttcttctgatcatccttgagatggttctacaccttcatttgagtccagctgtgtttgattatactgattggacttgattaggaaagccacacacctgtctatataagaccttacagctcacagtgcatgtcagagcaaatgagaatcatgaggtcaaaggaactgcctgaagagctcagagacagaattgtggcaaggcacagatctggccaaggttacaaaaacatttctgctgcacttaaagttcctaagagcacagtggcctccataatccttaaatggaagacgtttgggacgaccagaacccttcctagagctggccgtccggccaaactgagctatcgggggagaagagccttggtgagagaggtaaagaagaacccaaagatcactgtggctgagctccagagatgcagtcaggagatgggagaaagttgtagaaagtcaaccatcactgcagccctctaccagtcggggctttatggtagagtggcccgacggaagcctctcctcagtgcaagacacatgaaagcccgcatggagtttgctaaaaaacacctgaaggactccaagatggtgagaaataagattctctggtctgatgagaccaagatagaactttttggccttaattctaagcggtatgtgtggagaaaaccaggcactgctcatcacctgtccaatacagtcccaacagtgaagcatggtggtggcagcatcatgttttgggggtgtttttcagctgcagggacaggacgactggttgcaatcgacggaaagatgaatgcggccaagtgcagggatatcctggacgaaaaccttctccagagtgctcaggacctcagactgggcggaaggtttaccttccaacaagacaatgaccctaagcacacagctaaaataacaaaggagtggcttcacaacaactccgtgactgttcttgaatggcccagccagagccctgacttaaacccaattgagcatctctggagagacctaaaaatggctgtccatcaacgtttaccatccaacctgacagaactggagaggatctgcaaggaggaatggcagaggatccccaaatccaggtttaaaaaacttgttgcatctttcccaaaaagactcatggct
It encodes the following:
- the LOC141111790 gene encoding carbohydrate sulfotransferase 4-like, with the protein product MGTHLCLRKVGLKVRKGSVIMWKISAGKLSTLLLMATQTAGFIMILMKMHFNRPPAVPKQDRSHLLIISSWRSGSSFTGQLFSQHPDVFYMMEPAWHVWGKMGQNNAEVLHMAVRDLIRSVFHCDMSVFDAYMPPTKTKSDLFQWEASRALCSPPACYSFNRHDIIPQLSCKEFCSKYPFDTIQKACKTYNHIVVKEVRFFDLKVLCPLLQDPSLNLKILHLVRDPRAIFQSRVKVTLQLAHDTNVMLRGTKGNKNDTSFRAMKKVCKSQAEIYETAMFEIPSKLQKRYMVVRYEDIVQDPLGKAKEVYEFAKLPFTPILKDWILNMTRGKGHVHNFVVSSRDAQNISRAWRTALPFESIEKVQSVCREVMALFGYRMLQNAEEQKDLSLDSMLPMP